The window GTTTCGACCTCCTGATCTCTTTTCTGATCGGCGCGACGGTATTCTTCCTGGGCGTCTTCCTGCCCGCCGAACTGGGCACCAGCGGCATGCAAATGCTGGTCTGGTTCTTCATTTCGACCGTCGTCCTGTACCATTTCACCTACACGATCAACTCGCTCGCCCACGTCATCGGCACCCGCCGCTACCAGACCGAAGACACCAGCCGCAACAATCTCATGCTGGCCCTGCTCACCTTTGGCGAGGGCTGGCACAACAACCACCACTACTATCCCAACACTGCCCGGCAGGGATTCTACTGGTGGGAGATCGACCTGACCTATTACATTATCGTGCTGCTGTCGTGGGTCGGCCTGGTATGGGATGTGAAACCCGTGCCGGCCGAAATCCGCGATCCCAAGCCGGACAACGTTGCCAACATCGCCGCCGGATGAGTTCAGGTCGCTCCGTCCAGCTCAATCCGGTACAAACGGGCCGCGTTCTCGGACACCATCTTACGGGTGATGTGTTCCGGCACGCCGGCAAAGTCTCGCCCAATGACGTGGCGTGAGTTGGGCCAGGTCGTGTCGGTGTGCGGAAAGTCCGAGGCCCACATGAAGTTGTCGGCGCCAAAAAAACGATAGGTATTCGGACCGACCGGGTCGTCCTGAAAGGTGGCCCAGATCTGGCGTCGGGCATACTCGCTGGGCTTGAGCGGCAGGGGCTGCTCAACCATCGCGCCAAACTTCTCCTGGGCGTGGTCCAGACGGTGCAGGTAATGGGCAAACCAGCCCACATCGCTTTCGGCCGAGACAATCCTGAGACCCGGAAAACGCTCCAGCACCCCACCCAGGATAAAGGCGCTGAGCGACTTCTGGACCTCGTTGAAGAGGTGTACAAAGCGCAGCGCGGTGTAGTTGACCGGACCGCTCGAACCGGCGTTCATCACCACCCGGTCGTTGGCATCGCGGCTGGTCACCACGTGGAGCGAAATCGGCAGTTGAAGGTCCTGGGCCGCAGCCCAGAACGGGTCGTACAGCGGGCTGTGGTAGGGCCGGTCGGCCGGCGGCGCGCCCCAGATCATCCCGCCCTTGAGGCCCAGCCTGGCGGCACGTTGCAACTCGGCCACCGCAGCCGGAATGTCTTCGAGCGAGATCATGGCGACCGGATGGAGACGCTTGGGGCTGTGGGAGCGGAACTCGGCCACCCAGTCGTTGTAGACCCCAAAGCAGGCCTGCTGGAGATCGACATCGGTCAGCTGAAACAGGGCCAACCCCAGGGTGGTATAGATCACCTCGGCCGCAACCCCGTCGAGGTCCTGATCCTTGAGCCGTTCAACCGGGTCCCAACCGCTCGGCCGCGCCGCCTCGTAGCCGCTCTTCAGGTGCTCTTTGAGCGCCTCGCCGCTCCGTCCGGTTGAGAAGCCGCCGGCCACCGGAAACGGGGTGATCCCAGGCGCGGTGAAAAAATGGCCGGGTTTATCCGGCTTGTGTACGACCCGCGGCGCCCGGTCCTGAAACCGCCGATCCAGCCGGGTGGTCCACAGATCGGGCGGTTCGGTCATATGCGAGTCGGCCGAGATAACGCGCAGCGTGTCCATGCGGTGTGCTCCTGGGGGACTTTTACCCTCAGGCGTATCGCCCCCAGTTCCAGGTGTCAATGTTGGGCGTCAATGTTGGGCGTCAATGTCAGGCCAACCCTTGGGGTTTGAGATCAGGTCGGCTATAGTCATCCCACCCGCTCGGTGTAGACAGGCTCAGCACGCATGCTCACCCCCGCCCTTCAGGAAGATCCCCACTACTCCTACTCCTCCGCCCAGCCGAGTCTCCAGCACGAATCGGCTCATAACCGGGTCATCTTCGGCGACAACCTGGCGGTCCTGCACGCCCTGCTGCCCGAATTCACCGAGCGCGTCAAATGCGTCTACATCGACCCGCCCTACACCACCACCTACAGCTGGACCGAGCCTGCCACCGACCTCGGGCCGACGGGCTGGCTGGACTTCATGCGGCCGCGTCTCAGCCTGCTGCGCGCGCTGCTGCGCGACGACGGGCTGCTGGCGGTGCAGATTGACGATAACGAATTCGCCCGCCTGTACCTGCTGCTGGCCGAGCTGTTTGAGGAGCGCAACCTCAAGGTCGTGTGCGTGAAAATGGCCGAACCGACCGGCCTGAAAATGGCCAGCGTGCTCAAGTACGGCGGCCTGCCCAAACTCAAGGAGTACATCATCCTGGCTGGCAAGTCGGGCGTCCGCGGCCTGCACCTCGAGCGGGTGCGCAAGGGCGGCTGGGACCGCGAGTACAACCTGTTCGTCGGTCAGGTGAGCTATGGCGAGGTGCGGCGGCTCAAAGCCATCATCGCCAAGCCAGACCGCAGCCCGGCCGACGTTGAGCAGGCCGACGCGATCTGCGCCCGGTTTCGCTTTGAGCCCATGCACAGCGCCTACCGGCGGTCAGCGCCAAGCCGGATTGGCCAGGAAGACTGGCGCTACCGCAACGCCTGGCGGATCGTCCGCACCTGCGCCACCAGCCCGACGGCCAAGCGGCTGGCCGACGCCCGCCGCACCAATCTGGACGCGGCCTGCGGCGCCTTTACGGTTGAGACGCCGCAGCGCAAGCTGTACCTGATCAAGGCCGACTACAACCCGGCCTCGGCCCAGCCCCGCATGCGCCTGCTGTTTGCCGACGATTACCTGAGCGTCCATCCCGGAGACTTCTGGTCGGATATCAAAACGACCGGGCTGGGCGACGAGGGCGGCGTCGATTTTCTCAACGGCAAAAAACCCGAAGCCCTGCTCAGGCGCATCATCGGCATGGCCACCAGCCCGGGCGACTGGGTACTCGACGCCTTTGGCGGCTCGGGCACGACCGGGGCGGTGGCGCACAAGATGGGCCGGCGCTGGCTGCTGATTGAAAACGGTCCGCAGTGCCACTCGCACCTGCTGCCCCGCCTCCGGCGGGTGATTGACGGCACCGATCAGACCGGGGTGTCAAAGGCGGTCCGCTGGCGCGGCGGCGGCGGGTTTCGCTACTTCCGGCTGAACCCGGATCTGGAGCACGACTAGTATGCCAACACAAACGAGCGGCCGCCTGGTCGTGGTCTCAAACCGCACGCCGGATTTGACAACACCAAAGACGCCGGCCGAGACACGCAAGCCGGTGGCCGGCGGTCTGGTCAGCGCCCTGCGCCCGGTACTGCTGGAAACCGGCGGGATCTGGTTCGGCTGGAGCGGCAAGACGACCCGCCGTCGAGAATCCAGCGCCCCCCAGAAGCGCCAGATCGGCCCCATCCAACTCATGACGGTCAATCTGTCAGAGGAAGAGGTGCACGATTTCTACGTCAGCTTCTGCAACCGGACCCTGTGGCCGCTGTTTCACAGTTTCCCGGCCCAGGTCCGGGTCGTCAGCCGCGAGTACCGCACCTATCGCCGCATCAACCGCTATTTTGCCGCCCATCTGGCCCCGCTGCTCAAGCCCGACGACCTGGTCTGGGTGCACGACTACCATCTCATTCCGCTGGGCATGGAGCTGCGGCGCCTGGGCTGGCAGGGCCGCCTGGGGTTTTTCCTGCATATCCCGTTTCCGCCGGTCGATATCCTGACCATCTCGCCCCATTCCCGGCCCCTGCTGGAAGACCTGGAAGCCTACGACCTGGTCGGCTTTCACACCCAGCGCTACCGCAAAAACTGCGCCGACGCCCTGGAGTCGGAACTGGGCGGCAGCTTTGACGGCCGGCTCTACCAGCACGGCAAAGCCAGGGTCCAGCTCGGGGTGTACGCGATCGGCACCGACCCCGACAGCTTTGCCGACTGGGCGACCAGCCCCGAGGCCAGCCTGCAGGCCAGCAAACTGCGCCAGATGGTGCGCGGCCGGCGCATCCTGCTCGGCGTTGACCGGCTCGACTACACCAAGGGCATCTCTGAGCGGCTGCTGGCCTTTGACCGCCTGCTCGAACGCCACCCGGCGTGGCGCGACCAGGTGTCCATGACCCAGATCTCGGCCCCGTCACGCACCCGGGTGCCGGAGTACGCGGCCCAGAAACGCGAGGTTGACCGTCTGGTCGGAGAAATCAACGGCCGCTACTCTGAGGACGACTGGATTCCGGTCCGCCATCTGTACCGATCCTACACCCAGGAAGAGCTGGCCGCGTTTTACCGCGAGGCCGATGTGTGTCTGGTCACCCCCCTGCGCGACGGCATGAACCTCGTCGCCAAGGAGTATATCGCGTCTCAGACCGACAACCCCGGCGTCCTGCTACTGTCCCAGTTCTGCGGCACGGCCGAAGACCTGGTCGAAGCCGTGATCGTCAATCCGTACGACATTGACGGCACGGCCTCGGCCCTCAACCGGGCCTTGAACATGAACCTGACCGAACGGCGCGAGCGCTGGCAGGCCCTGAACAAGCGCGTCCACGAACGTACCGCCCAGACCTGGCGGGACCGTTTTCTGGCCGACCTGGAAAAGAGCGACCAAGCGGCCAGACCCAGCTCAAAGCCAAAAACCCGTTCGACAAAATCGAAACCGACCGGGAAAACCAGCGCCTAGCCGCTGCGGGAGCACCCATGCGCCTCTTGTGGACCGTCACTGTCTGTTTCCTCCTCGTGTCCGCCACCGCACCGGCTCGGGCGGCCGCGCCGGAACACGTCAGGCTGACCTGGATGTCGGTCTCCAACTGGCTGATCGAGGTCGGCCCGACCCGCATTATCATGGACGGCTATATCAGCCGGATTCCCGAGTCGGCCTTTTCCGGGCCGAGTTTTGCCTACGCCGAGCCCAGCCTGCCGGACACGGCCGCAATTCAGCGTGTCATCGAGGCCCTGGGCAACCCCCGGATCGACTGCATCCTGACCGGCCACAGCCATTTTGACCACTCGTTTGACGTGGCCACCTGGGCGCGTTTAACCGGTGCCCGAATCATCGGCGCCCGCTCAACGTGCTTGCAGGCCGTCGCCCAGGGCATTCGGGACGCGCGGTGTACTGCGGTTGAGGGCGGGGAGGTGATTCCGCTCGGCCCGTATGTCAGTGTCCGGGTGGTGCGCTGGAACCACAGCGGCGATACCACCACCTTCGAGGGCAAGCTGCTGCACGCGCCCCTTGAACTGACCGCGACGCCGACGCCGACCAGCGCCGGTCTGCGACCCGGTATTCTCCAGGACTTTCCCAACGGCGGGGGCGCCCGGGCGTACCTGTTTACGGCCCAGACCGCAGCCGGCCCGGTTCACTGGCTGTACTCCAACACCGGCAACGCGACGACCTTCAGTCAGCCGGTCACGATAGACGAGGCGTTTTTCAGCGAACGGGAGCTGGCCCTGGACAGTCTCGACATTGCCGAACACGCCACCCCGGCGCGCGAGCACTTACGGGCGGCCCTGACCGACGCCGGCCTTGAGCGGGTCGATCTATGGCTGGGATTCAGCGACCGGCCGCTGGCCGAAGCCGTCCATCCGGTCCTCAAGCCCAAGGCACACATTCCCCACCACTGGGACGGTCTGTTTTCGCCGTTTTTTGACGGCGTGCCATACGCCTACAGCGCGTTCCCCATGTCCACCGGGGTGTCCGACTTCTGGGAAAAACAGCAGGTGACGTTTCTGCCCCCCCGGCAGTACATGGATGCCTATATGCTGACCCCGACCGGCGTGCGGCCGGTGGCCAACCCGGCCGTCAAGCAGCGGCTCGGCCTGTCCGCCCCTCCCTGAGCTGGAGAGAAACACCTGTCGAAGAGCCCAATAGACGGAGAAGATCAGCGCGGTTGATAACTAGTACCACACGAGATACTAGTTAGAGCCAGCACGATGGGAAAAATCAGGAGGGGCGGCTACCTGTTTGTCACGCTTATCGGTGACCATGTCCCGCGCCACGTCCACATCTACAGGGACGGCAAAGCTGTGGCCAAGTTTGATCTGGATCGCTTCGAGTGCATGACCGGAAGCATAGACCGGCGGTTACGCCGAATTCTTCAGCAACTCGTCACGGAGGGTAAGCTGTGATCATACACGAGGTGAAGGCCAACAACAGGCAAGCCTGTTTTCAGATCAAGACCAGGAGGGGAGAGTTCTCATTCCCGTTCATCAAGCTGAAGCTGGTCCCTTCGAGCACGAATCGGATCACGGACGTGTACGTGGACCGAGAAGCGGGCAGGCAGGCGATCACCTACGTGCTTCAGTCCGGAGATGAGGATACCGTCCACCTCGACGACTTTCTTCACTACAACAGGGACCCCGATTACGTGCG of the Desulfurellaceae bacterium genome contains:
- a CDS encoding MBL fold metallo-hydrolase, giving the protein MRLLWTVTVCFLLVSATAPARAAAPEHVRLTWMSVSNWLIEVGPTRIIMDGYISRIPESAFSGPSFAYAEPSLPDTAAIQRVIEALGNPRIDCILTGHSHFDHSFDVATWARLTGARIIGARSTCLQAVAQGIRDARCTAVEGGEVIPLGPYVSVRVVRWNHSGDTTTFEGKLLHAPLELTATPTPTSAGLRPGILQDFPNGGGARAYLFTAQTAAGPVHWLYSNTGNATTFSQPVTIDEAFFSERELALDSLDIAEHATPAREHLRAALTDAGLERVDLWLGFSDRPLAEAVHPVLKPKAHIPHHWDGLFSPFFDGVPYAYSAFPMSTGVSDFWEKQQVTFLPPRQYMDAYMLTPTGVRPVANPAVKQRLGLSAPP
- a CDS encoding DUF4160 domain-containing protein, which produces MGKIRRGGYLFVTLIGDHVPRHVHIYRDGKAVAKFDLDRFECMTGSIDRRLRRILQQLVTEGKL
- a CDS encoding amidohydrolase — its product is MDTLRVISADSHMTEPPDLWTTRLDRRFQDRAPRVVHKPDKPGHFFTAPGITPFPVAGGFSTGRSGEALKEHLKSGYEAARPSGWDPVERLKDQDLDGVAAEVIYTTLGLALFQLTDVDLQQACFGVYNDWVAEFRSHSPKRLHPVAMISLEDIPAAVAELQRAARLGLKGGMIWGAPPADRPYHSPLYDPFWAAAQDLQLPISLHVVTSRDANDRVVMNAGSSGPVNYTALRFVHLFNEVQKSLSAFILGGVLERFPGLRIVSAESDVGWFAHYLHRLDHAQEKFGAMVEQPLPLKPSEYARRQIWATFQDDPVGPNTYRFFGADNFMWASDFPHTDTTWPNSRHVIGRDFAGVPEHITRKMVSENAARLYRIELDGAT
- the otsA gene encoding alpha,alpha-trehalose-phosphate synthase (UDP-forming), with product MPTQTSGRLVVVSNRTPDLTTPKTPAETRKPVAGGLVSALRPVLLETGGIWFGWSGKTTRRRESSAPQKRQIGPIQLMTVNLSEEEVHDFYVSFCNRTLWPLFHSFPAQVRVVSREYRTYRRINRYFAAHLAPLLKPDDLVWVHDYHLIPLGMELRRLGWQGRLGFFLHIPFPPVDILTISPHSRPLLEDLEAYDLVGFHTQRYRKNCADALESELGGSFDGRLYQHGKARVQLGVYAIGTDPDSFADWATSPEASLQASKLRQMVRGRRILLGVDRLDYTKGISERLLAFDRLLERHPAWRDQVSMTQISAPSRTRVPEYAAQKREVDRLVGEINGRYSEDDWIPVRHLYRSYTQEELAAFYREADVCLVTPLRDGMNLVAKEYIASQTDNPGVLLLSQFCGTAEDLVEAVIVNPYDIDGTASALNRALNMNLTERRERWQALNKRVHERTAQTWRDRFLADLEKSDQAARPSSKPKTRSTKSKPTGKTSA
- a CDS encoding site-specific DNA-methyltransferase, with translation MLTPALQEDPHYSYSSAQPSLQHESAHNRVIFGDNLAVLHALLPEFTERVKCVYIDPPYTTTYSWTEPATDLGPTGWLDFMRPRLSLLRALLRDDGLLAVQIDDNEFARLYLLLAELFEERNLKVVCVKMAEPTGLKMASVLKYGGLPKLKEYIILAGKSGVRGLHLERVRKGGWDREYNLFVGQVSYGEVRRLKAIIAKPDRSPADVEQADAICARFRFEPMHSAYRRSAPSRIGQEDWRYRNAWRIVRTCATSPTAKRLADARRTNLDAACGAFTVETPQRKLYLIKADYNPASAQPRMRLLFADDYLSVHPGDFWSDIKTTGLGDEGGVDFLNGKKPEALLRRIIGMATSPGDWVLDAFGGSGTTGAVAHKMGRRWLLIENGPQCHSHLLPRLRRVIDGTDQTGVSKAVRWRGGGGFRYFRLNPDLEHD